The Longimicrobium sp. nucleotide sequence GTCGGCCAGACGGACATCGGGGGCGGCGTGACCGAGGTGCGCCAGCTGGTGGACGAGGACAACACGGCTTGGCACGTGGGCAAGTACTGGCAGGGCTACCCCACCAACCCGCGCTCGGTGGGCATCGAGCACGGCGGCTTCTCGTACGGCAGCAACGGCTACGGCCCGTGGCCCGCGGTGCAGTACAACACCTCCGCCACGCTCACCTGCGACATCGTCAAGAGCCGCGCGATCATCCGTGACCGCGACCACATCATCGGCCACTACCAGCCGGACCCGGTGAACCGCGCGCACGACCCCGGGCAGGGCTTCCCGTGGGCGGACTACATGAGCCGCATCAACAGTTGCGTGGGCGGCGGCACCAGCCCGGCCATCACCGTCGACAGCAACACCGGCAGCCCCGGCACCGACGCCCGCTTCACGGTTTCGGCCAACTGGACCGCGTCCACCGGCACGGCCGGCTACTACGGCACGGGCTACTACTACGCGAGCACGGCGGCGGTGAGCGACCCGGCGGACTTCGAGTTCTACCTGCCGGCCGCCGCGACCAAGGCGGTGTCCGCGTGGTACACCTCCGGCACCAACCGCTCGACGACGGCGCCGTACATCATCTACAACGCCAGCGGCACGGAGCTGGGACGCCGCTCGGTGAACCAGCAGTCGGGCGGCGGCGCCTGGCAGTCGCTGGGCAGCTACAGCTTCTCGGCCGGCTGGAACAAGGTTTCGCTCTCGCGGTGGACCACGTCCGGCTACGTGGTGATCGCCGACGCGGTGCGGATCCAGTAGCAAGGCAGGTTGCGAAACGCGCGGCCGGTCCGGAGCTTCCGGGCCGGCCGCGCCGCTCGCGGGCCTGATGGCAACGAGCGAAGTCCCTATCCCGAGCGTACATGCGCAACTTCTCCCGAGCACTCCCCTTCTGCGTCCTGTCTCTGTTCGTGGCGGGGTGCGGCACGGATGCCGGCGCCGCACCCAGCCGTCCGGCCGCCCCGCCGGCGGCCGCGCTTCCCCCCGCCGACCCGGCGGACACGCTCTCGCTGGCCGAGCGCGAGGGGATCGCGGGGCGCATCGTCTTCATCGCCGAGCGCGACGGCAACAAGGAGCTGTACACCGTCCGTCCCACGGGCGCCGGCGAGCAGCGGCTGACCGCCCGCCCGGCGCAGGACTTCGCGGGCGACCCGCTTCCCGACGGCTCGGGACTGCTGGTGATCTCGCTGGAGGGCGAAGGACCGTCGCGGGTGGAGCGCTTCTGGCTCGCCGGGAACGGGAGCGGGCCGCTGCGTCCCCTGGGCCCGCGCGGCGCGCTGATGCGCAATCCCAGCTGGGGCCCGGACGGCCGCTGGCTGGTCTACGAGAGCAATACCCGCGACGGCTACCGCGACATCTACCGCCTGGACCGGGCGACGGGGCAGGTGCGCGCGCTCACGGCCAACCCCGAGGGCAACTTCCGGCCGGTGGTATCGCCGCGCGGCGATTGGGTAGTGTTCGGCTCCAGCCGCGACAGCGTGTCGGAGCTGTACCGGATGCGCCCCGACGGCACCGGCCAGGAGCGCATCACCCACACGCCTCGTGACGAGTGGAGTGCGCGCTGGTCGTCCGATGGCGGGCTGCTCGCCTTCCTCAGCGACCGCGACGGGAGCGACCGCGTGTACGTGAGCTACCCCGACGGGCGGGAAACGCGCCGGCTTTCGCAGGAACCGCTGGACCCGCACGTGATGGAAGACCGGCCCGCGTGGGCGCCCCGGGGCTTCGGCATCGCCTGGGTGCGGCGGACGCGCAACGAGCCGTCGCGCATCCTGATCCGCGACGTCACGACGGGCTTCAAGGGCGAGGTGCGCGCCCGCGGGCTGGGGTCGCTGGAAGACCCCGCGTGGTCGCCGGACGGGCGCTACCTGGCCTTCACGCTCACCCGTGGCGACAGCGCGCAGGTGTACGTCGCCCGCGCGGACGGCACCAAGCCCACCCGCGTCACCCATGCGCCCGGCCCGAACTGGGCGCCGACATGGCTCGGCGAGCGGCCGCCCCCGCCGCCGGCCACGCCCGCCGCCCGCTGAGACTGGTTCCCCCACCCACTTCCCGGAAACGACAATGCGCACTTCGACGCGTTTCACCGCCGCCGCCCTGGCGGCGCTCGCGCTCGCCGCATGCGGCGACGCGATCACCGACACATCCCTTCGCTCCCCCGAGGTGGGAGCGCGCATGTACGTGCTCCCCACGGGGGTCAGCGCCGAGATGGCGCCCGGCGGGCCCTACAACCTGCGCGCGGGTCCCAGCACCGATTACGCGGTGGAGGGCTCCGTGGCCGGCGGCGCGGGGGTGAACATCACCTGCACCTCGTGGGGCGAGAGCGTGTCCGGCCACTACGGGACCAGCGTGGTGTGGGACCGACTGGGGAACGGCTCGTGGGTGGCGGACGCGAACGTGCTCACGGGAAGCGACCGGCAGGTGGCCCGCCCGTGCCGGCGCGACGACTATCCGTACCGTAACTCCAGCACCAGCGGCGTGGACCGGTGGAACTTCTACAACCGCCAGTGCACCTCGTTCGCGGCGCACCGCATCAACTGGAACGGCACGCGCACGGGCAAGACGTTCACCAA carries:
- a CDS encoding N-acetylmuramoyl-L-alanine amidase; the protein is MRTARTLAVAVCAAAALAACDTPTPSVEPVEQPTAADLRLDPMFARAATEFQVPVALLKAVSFTETGWQFARGEHSDMEGLAPAYGIFALRGERLERGARLAGVSVAAARTDPEASIRAGAALLRAEGQAQQVSGSDLAAWEPAVASFSGIANDEARAGYVSNGVYRALRLGVNDAEQASLAAHPGVRIAPAVLPTGPRYTTEYGPAIWTPSPNYTSGRSGYTIALVVIHTCAGNYSGCWSWLTNSTSGVSAHYVVGQTDIGGGVTEVRQLVDEDNTAWHVGKYWQGYPTNPRSVGIEHGGFSYGSNGYGPWPAVQYNTSATLTCDIVKSRAIIRDRDHIIGHYQPDPVNRAHDPGQGFPWADYMSRINSCVGGGTSPAITVDSNTGSPGTDARFTVSANWTASTGTAGYYGTGYYYASTAAVSDPADFEFYLPAAATKAVSAWYTSGTNRSTTAPYIIYNASGTELGRRSVNQQSGGGAWQSLGSYSFSAGWNKVSLSRWTTSGYVVIADAVRIQ
- a CDS encoding CHAP domain-containing protein, translated to MRTSTRFTAAALAALALAACGDAITDTSLRSPEVGARMYVLPTGVSAEMAPGGPYNLRAGPSTDYAVEGSVAGGAGVNITCTSWGESVSGHYGTSVVWDRLGNGSWVADANVLTGSDRQVARPCRRDDYPYRNSSTSGVDRWNFYNRQCTSFAAHRINWNGTRTGKTFTNMYLGEHFGDAHLWDDAARASGVAISGTPAVGRIAQWNRNVGGVGGYGHVAYVSAVYDDGSILIEEYNWNAYDYGTRRLYPGGGYWPSNFINF